TGCCGCCGCCTTCAGCCTTGATGAAGCTCTCCATCACCTCCTTGCCCTTGGCGCGGGTGAAGTCGCCAGTTTGGCTGCGCACCACCTTCAGGTTCGGATGCTTGGCGATCGCGGTATCAAAACCCTTCTTGCGGTTGGTGGCGACGCTCGCGCCCACCGTGCCCTGCAATTCGACCACGTTGCAGGCCTTCTCGCCGACGGTCTTGGCGAGCCAGTCGCCGGCGACCTCGCCTTCATGCACGCTGTCTGAGGTCACTGCGGTGAGATAGAGCTCCTTGCCGGAGGGATCGATGTCGCGGTCGAGCAGCACGACCGGGATCTTGGCCTCCTTCGCCTCCTTCAGCACCGCGTCCCAGCCGGTCGAGACGACGGGCGCGAGGAAGATCGCATCCACGTTCTGCGCGATGAAGGAGCGGATCGCCTTGATCTGGTTCTCCTGCTTCTGCTGCGCGTCGGCAATCTTGAGATTGACCTGGCGCTTGGCGGCTTCCTGCTTGGAGACCGAGGTCTCGGCCGCGCGCCAACCGGATTCCGATCCGATCTGCGAGAAGCCGACGGTGAGCTGGGCGGCGCCGGCCGGCAGCGCGAGCAGCAATGCACCCGTGGCGGTTGCCGCAAAGAGGGCTTTAAGGATCATCAGGCGTGTCTCCCAAGACTAGTCTTGCGTTATCTCGGGCGCCTATTGGTAGCATGGCACCCATAGGCCACCCCTTTGGGGCGGCGGGAGGCACTATTTCATGGAAGTTTGGTTCCGTATAGTCATATTATTTGACTATTGGACAAAAGGCGCGCGCAAGCGAAGTGCGCGGTCATATGACACGCTTAGCGTGATTTTGTTCCGGGGATGCAACGGGGAGATGAAGAAAGGTGACGCGAGCTCGCCCGACCGAGACGGCGAAGGTGCGCTCCTCGCCCCGCTTGCGGGGAGAGGGTTGGGGTGAGGGGGAGTCTCCACGAGGACGGTGACAGACGAACTCTTGGAGAGTCCCCCTCACCCGGAATTCGCGCCTTGCGCGAATTCCGACCTCTCCCTGCAAGCGAGGCGAGGTGAAGTAAAGCCGGCGCTAGATGAGCTTGCGCTGCGCGAGGTTCTTCATCAGGGCGCCGATGCCGAAGGTCCAGGGCTCGCACTCGTCGCTTGCGCGCATGCGGTTGACCAG
The DNA window shown above is from Bradyrhizobium sp. CB1650 and carries:
- the ytfQ gene encoding galactofuranose ABC transporter, galactofuranose-binding protein YtfQ, with protein sequence MILKALFAATATGALLLALPAGAAQLTVGFSQIGSESGWRAAETSVSKQEAAKRQVNLKIADAQQKQENQIKAIRSFIAQNVDAIFLAPVVSTGWDAVLKEAKEAKIPVVLLDRDIDPSGKELYLTAVTSDSVHEGEVAGDWLAKTVGEKACNVVELQGTVGASVATNRKKGFDTAIAKHPNLKVVRSQTGDFTRAKGKEVMESFIKAEGGGKSICAVYAHNDDMMVGAIQAMKEAGLKPGKDILTVSIDAVPDIFKAMVAGEANATVELTPNMAGPALDAVAAFKAKGSVPPKWIQTDSKLYTAADDPQKIYDSKKGLGY